A window of Cryptomeria japonica chromosome 3, Sugi_1.0, whole genome shotgun sequence contains these coding sequences:
- the LOC131065659 gene encoding myb-related protein 308 → MGRSPCCEKAHTNKGAWSKQEDETLIAYIQAHGEGCWRTLPKAAGLQRCGKSCRLRWINYLRPDLKRGNFTPEEDELIIKLHSILGNKWSLIAGKLPGRTDNEIKNYWNTHIKKKLLEKGMDPYTHCPIVTSASNSSSSNDNTPCHLNKPSRHVAVETFTDFFQQQAISSSPMVSSYPTALLDDDDNVNLELSITLPSLNTAQGSGTAASASSLTFSSCNDEIFYNGEATSSNGNFTKQESVCCHIGLHTIGGSCCCCSG, encoded by the exons ATGGGGAGATCTCCTTGCTGTGAAAAAGCTCACACCAACAAAGGAGCATGGAGTAAGCAAGAGGATGAAACTCTCATTGCATACATTCAGGCCCATGGTGAAGGCTGTTGGAGAACTCTCCCAAAAGCAGCAG GACTGCAGCGCTGTGGGAAGAGTTGCAGGCTTCGATGGATAAATTATCTTCGCCCTGATCTTAAACGGGGCAATTTTACCCCAGAAGAAGATGAGCTTATTATAAAGCTCCATTCTATTCTGGGTAACAA GTGGTCCTTAATTGCAGGCAAACTGCCAGGAAGAACTGATAATGAGATAAAGAACTACTGGAACACACATATAAAGAAGAAGCTGTTAGAGAAGGGAATGGATCCTTATACCCATTGCCCCATTGTCACATCTGCATCAAACTCTTCTTCCTCCAATGATAACACTCCATGTCATCTAAACAAGCCCAGCAGGCATGTAGCAGTAGAGACATTCACTGATTTTTTCCAGCAGCAGGCCATTTCTTCCTCTCCAATGGTTTCCAGCTATCCTACTGCActgctagatgatgatgataatgtcaATCTTGAACTATCAATTACATTACCATCCCTGAATACAGCCCAAGGCAGTGGTACTGCAGCCTCAGCTTCTTCATTGACATTCAGTTCTTGTAATGATGAAATCTTCTACAATGGAGAGGCAACGTCATCAAATGGAAATTTTACAAAGCAAGAGTCTGTTTGCTGTCACATAGGGCTGCACACCATTGGTGGAAGTTGCTGCTGCTGTTCTGGTTAG